In the genome of Amphiura filiformis chromosome 4, Afil_fr2py, whole genome shotgun sequence, one region contains:
- the LOC140150693 gene encoding integrin alpha-9-like — MAQWRSFVLWITLLTNLYQLDGFNIYEDQVSSFRGDGGSLFGYSVIQHENSQGKWILVGAPKSSSIHQTSLPSPGALFKCEVLDTTSRDQRCEQVTLDTTGNREYDLDGVQVRDMKDDQQLGVSLDRFPGISGQTNGRIVVCAHRWVNYFDAFYFDTYEYPHGMCFTINSELQSASVQVLQPCAKGAKVKYGIPWHGWCQAGSSAHFTRNGTLLLGAPGAIGWRGTVISMIEPEPNIANWDVWYPGGEAIEGYVGYSLTSGSFSSPTANEGVTGAPTAYDNGKVFIFDIDTYVVIKELFGEPLNTYFGSSVAAVDLNNDGLSDLLVGAPLYTDKMDEGRVYVYINQGEGNLQLLGEKLKGNNALGARFGTAIAAIGDVNEDGYNDVAIGAPFEDDGSGAVYIYHGSVLGIRTKYAQRLAGRSVMAGITSFGSSLSGGLDMDSNGYPDLVVGAHQSATVVYYRSQSVLRVQKTLRVIPEIISPNMTSCYLSGRPVTCVRIELCLRYTGHRVPALRGFSYTISSDILRTKEGLSSRFYFTDQSPGLVTPEVNKLLELQLDQQTCVEHTAYLKTDVRDYLSTIYFQSAYSLHFASLIDDASGLPIIIDPEFPNICTKGTDFVRACGSDTICETDMQVSGKIETTRKGEVLYLQADSNINIDVEVSNNGEEAHQAQLIIHHPTEVVYVGLKQFIGGMFPCDPQGSSSNEIRCQLGNPMSAQTKVRFKLRFDVSSLRSDREFLNFTLLVETSSIESNATLYNNIAKPSIPVKVFADIIVRGSSFPEQVVYTVDNLKNESLDNVRHIVEELEARKGIAAVDGPSRESGQTIESSNNTAIDEGINSGEKKTDIDESVIGPPVVLNFEIRNLGPSFIPLSSYINITVPWRLKTGDWLLYLKDLKAKEGVKSCSIIDTLQEQSSSLKEQYKWDESALESVINKEPDNLPLQHESGVFLLDCESVSCVTITCQIQPLHVSDSIVLELHSLIWKYSFIQHEMSVAEITTEAFVAVEDPSQRLTQPDKHQPDRTQVSTTVTPEQIELKMKPIPSWIIAVAVVGGVVLLIIIVIVLARVGFFKRMSKEEMEKLLDENQNNQEQIDTGVVAPTDFIEPDITAPAPEHLYESNIKS, encoded by the exons GATACTAGTGGGTGCACCAAAGAGCTCCTCAATTCACCAAACATCCTTACCGTCGCCCGGGGCGCTGTTTAAGTGTGAAGTCCTTGATACTACTTCCAGAGACCAAAGATGTGAACAAGTCACTCTTGATACGACAG GCAATCGGGAATATGATTTAGATGGTGTTCAGGTGCGGGACATGAAAGATGATCAGCAGTTAGGAGTTAGTCTGGACAGGTTTCCAGGAATCTCGGGACAGACTAATGGAAGAATTGTG GTTTGTGCTCATAGATGGGTCAATTATTTTGACGCTTTTTATTTTGACACTTACGAATATCCACATGGGATGTGTTTTACCATTAACTCGGAGCTACAATCAGCGAGCGTACAGGTGTTACAGCCATGCGCAAAAG GTGCCAAGGTTAAATATGGAATACCATGGCATGGATGGTGCCAGGCAGGCAGTAGTGCACACTTTACAAGGAATGGAACCTTATTGCTAGGGGCTCCAGGAGCCATAGGATGGAGAG GTACAGTTATTTCCATGATAGAGCCGGAACCAAATATTGCAAATTGGGATGTATGGTATCCTGGAGGGGAGGCTATAGAAGGTTATGTAG GTTACTCATTAACATCCGGGAGTTTTTCCTCACCGACCGCCAATGAAGGAGTCACTGGTGCTCCCACAGCATACGATAATGGCAAAGTCTTCATATTTGACATCGATACTTATGTAGTTATAAAGGAACTGTTCGGAGAACCG TTGAATACGTACTTCGGGTCTTCTGTAGCGGCAGTTGATCTTAACAACGATGGTTTGTCCGATTTGTTAGTTGGTGCACCATTATACACGGATAAAATGGATGAAGGAAGAGTTTATGTTTATATCAACCAAGGAGAG GGAaatcttcagttattgggggaGAAACTGAAAGGAAATAATGCTCTAGGAGCCAGATTTGGAACGGCCATAGCAGCTATCGGTGATGTCAATGAGGATGGATATAATG ATGTTGCCATTGGAGCTCCTTTTGAAGATGACGGTTCAGGAGCCGTGTACATATATCATGGATCAGTACTCGGGATCAGAACTAAATATGCTCAG CGACTAGCAGGCAGGTCTGTGATGGCGGGAATTACAAGTTTTGGAAGCTCACTCAGCGGTGGATTAGACATGGACTCCAATGGTTACCCAGATCTAGTAGTTGGAGCACATCAGAGTGCTACTGTTGTATATTACAG ATCGCAGTCAGTACTTCGAGTACAAAAAACTCTTCGTGTAATTCCAGAAATAATCAGTCCTAACATGACATCATGCTATCTATCTGGGAGACCAGTGACGTGTGTACGCATAGAGCTTTGTCTGCGCTATACGGGACATAGGGTACCAGCTCTGAGAG GTTTTAGTTACACAATCTCAAGTGACATACTAAGAACAAAGGAGGGCTTGTCATCTCGATTTTACTTTACCGATCAAAGCCCTGGCTTGGTAACGCCTGAAGTCAACAAACTTCTTGAGTTGCAATTAGATCAACAGACATGCGTCGAACATACAGCATATCTGAAG ACCGATGTGAGGGACTATTTGAGCACCATCTATTTCCAATCTGCGTACAGTCTCCATTTTGCTTCTCTCATTGATGATGCTAGTGGACTGCCGATTATCATTGATCCTGAATTTCCTAATATATGCACCAAAGGg ACTGACTTCGTTCGTGCCTGCGGCAGCGATACAATTTGTGAGACCGATATGCAAGTCAGCGGCAAAATTGAAACAACCAG GAAAGGCGAAGTGCTCTATTTGCAAGCCGACTCAAATATTAATATCGATGTAGAAGTCAGCAACAATGGCGAAGAAGCTCACCAAGCTCAGCTCATAATTCACCACCCGACAGAGGTTGTTTACGTAGGATTAAAGCAATTTATC GGTGGCATGTTTCCATGCGATCCACAAGGCAGCAGCAGTAATGAAATACGTTGTCAACTTGGTAACCCTATGTCTGCACAAACAAAG GTCCGAtttaaattacgttttgatgtgaGTTCGCTACGAAGCGATAGGGAGTTTCTCAACTTTACATTGCTCGTGGAAACATCAAGCATTGAATCAAATGCGacattatataataatattgccAAGCCATCTATACCTGTAAAAGTGTTTGCTGATATCATAGTAAGAgg TTCCTCCTTCCCTGAACAAGTTGTGTACACAGTCGATAATCTCAAGAACGAATCTTTAGATAACGTCCGCCATATCGTGGAGGAACTTGAAGCAAGGAAAGGCATTGCTGCCGTCGATGGGCCGTCACGAGAATCTGGTCAGACAATAGAGTCTTCAAATAATACCGCTATAGATGAAGGAATAAATAGCGGTGAAAAGAAGACTGATATCGATGAGTCGGTGATTGGGCCTCCAGTTGTACTTAATTTTGAG ATTAGAAACCTTGGTCCAAGTTTCATACCACTGTCGTCTTATATCAATATAACTGTACCGTGGCGACTGAAGACAGGTGATTGGTTGCTTTATCTCAAAGATCTCAAA GCCAAAGAAGGTGTTAAATCATGCAGCATTATAGATACTCTTCAAGAGCAATCTTCAAGCTTGAAGGAACAATACAAATGGGACGAGTCTGCACTGGAGAGCGTCATCAACAAAGAGCCAGATAATTTACCATTACAACACGAGTCGGGTGTGTTTCTCTTG GATTGTGAAAGCGTCTCCTGTGTGACAATTACCTGTCAAATTCAACCTCTCCACGTCTCCGATAGTATTGTCTTAGAACTGCATTCGCTAATATGGAAATATTCATTTATTCAG CATGAGATGAGTGTAGCAGAAATCACAACTGAAGCTTTCGTGGCTGTAGAAGACCCTTCACAAAGACTTACCCAACCTGACAAACACCAACCAGATAGGACCCAG GTAAGCACTACAGTGACTCCTGAGCAAATCGAGTTGAAGATGAAGCCCATTCCTTCCTGGATAATCGCAGTCGCTGTAGTCGGAGGAGTTGTACTACTGATAATAATAGTCATAGTTTTGGCGAGA GTTGGATTCTTCAAACGGATGAGTAAAGAAGAAATGGAAAAACTCTTGgatgaaaatcaaaacaatcaGGAACAAATCGATACAGGAGTAGTGGCACCTACCGATTTTATCGAACCTGATATCACTGCACCTGCACCAGAACATCTATATGAATCAAACATCAAATCCTGA